Part of the Flavobacterium sp. KS-LB2 genome is shown below.
TCCCCGCTAATTGCCCTTTTGATTTATCAATATTGACATAAAAAGGAACTGACCCATAGGCATCTACCAGCTTATATTCGCCTTGAACTAAATAATTAATGTAGTACTGTAATTTATCTACAACTAGTTCATTATGAGACCTCGACTGCAAAGTCGTTGAAATAGTCTGAACTTGATCTGAAGTACCTCCCCAATTAAACACTAAACTGGTATTTGAGGTAAAAAGAGGATTGCTTTCTTCTTTGACAGAAATAAGCGTTTCCATACCGTAAATTTTTTCTTTACGAATATTTACTTGATATGCAATCGTGAAAGTAATTAATAAACTTATTAAAAACCACTTCCAATAACTTCCGATTTTTATTAAGAAACCTTTGAAGTCAAAGCTTACTTGGTTTTCAAAAATCGAAAAATCTTTTATATCTAACATTTTTTGAGTGCTGTTTTAATTTTTTAATAGTAAAAAAGTAGTTGTCGCTAAAGATAACAATGTGATAATCGTTCCCAAAGATTCAATACCAGTTTTTCCAGTACCCCAAGTTTTTTGCTTGAGTGGTTTTATATAAATATAATCATTTGGTTGCAAATAGAAATAAGGCGATTGCATCACATTTATATCGGTAAGATCTAAATCATGCATAACAACCCCGGTTGGTGTTTTTCGCATAATGGTAACTGCTTTTCTATCTCCGGTAATCGTAATGTCACCAGAATTTGCAATAGCCTCCATAATAGTTACTTGCTCTTGAAACAAAGTTTTAGTCCCTGGAGCACTTATCTCTCCATTAATGGTAAACCGTAAGCCAGCTAATTTAACCGTAACAAAAATATTAGCTTCTTTATTGAAATATTCTGCTAACAATTGCTTTTCAACTTTAACTCTAATTTCCTCCAAGGTATAGCCTATAACATTTAATTCTCCCAAAACAGGAATTCTTATATTACCATGATCATCCACCGTAAATCCGTCAAAATACAATCCTGACTCTGATTTACCCGCAGCAACACCTTCATTTGAAGGACTAAAAATAGCAACTAATTTAGGATCAATTGCTTTTATGGTAATACTCAAAACGTCATTAGTTTGTAACCTATATGGCTTTGACTCAACAGGCGCTATCCTATTTTCAGCATCTGAATTGTTCTTTTTCTGAAGGTAAATTAAATCTTGAGTTGGAATACAAGAAGAAAACAACACACTAATAAACAACAACAAATAGAGTATGGATTTGCTCATTTTAAATATTTTTAATGACAAATATAGCTTTTCATTTACTATTTAAAAAACATCACTATTCATTAAATGGATTAATTATTTTTAAACGACTTTTCGAAAGGTACTCTTTGCAAAATACTCCTTCCCAAGGTAACTTCATCAGCATATTCAAGCTCATCTCCTACCGAAATCCCTCTTGCTATTGTTGACATAGTTATTTCACAATCGGCAATTTGTTTATAGATATAAAAATTAGTGGTATCGCCTTCCATTGTAGAACTTAATGCAAAAATCACTTCAGTTACACTACCTGATTTCACCTTATCGACCAAAGTATTAATATTCAACTGACTGGGACCAACTCCATCAATAGGAGAAATTTTACCTCCTAAAACATGATAAATCCCTCTAAACTGTCCCGTATTTTCAATAGCCATAACATCCCGAATATCCTCTACAATACAAATAATCTGGTGATTCCTACTCTGATTGGCACAAATTTCACACATGACACTATCCGAAATATTATGACAGCTAGTACAATACTTAATATCTTCACGCATAGCCACCAAGGCTTGGGATAAAAAACCAGTTTGCTCTTTAGGCTGTTTTAACAAATGTAATACTAATCGCAGTGCGGTTCGTTTGCCAATTCCCGGCAACTGAGACATTTCATTAACTGCTTTCTCTATAAGTTTTGAAGAAAATTCCATAAAAGCAAAAGTAGTCAATTAGTTTATTTGTTCAATCGGTTATTTGTTTAATCGAATCTGTGATTTTCCCATATACAAATAAACGATTAAGCAAAAAATCGTATTTTGGCTTCGAATAAAAAAAACACAATGACTCCCAGCACCATTCTAATCCTCATAATCGTTTATTTTGGAATTTTATTTTACATCTCTCATGCTGTAAGTAAAAAAGACAGTGGAAACGATGCTTTTTTTAAAGCCAATAAAAATTCTAAATGGTACTTAGTAGCTTTTGGAATGATTGGAACGGCACTTTCTGGAGTAACTTTTATTTCTGTTCCAGGAGAAGTTGGGGCGCCAAATGGAGAGCAATTCAAATACTTTCAGTTTGTATTAGGCAATGCTATCGGCTTCATTATCATAGCAAAAGTATTACTTCCGCTGTATTATCGAATGAATTTGACCTCAATTTATGGTTATATTGAACAACGGTTGGGAATTTATTCTTATAAAACTGCTGCAACTATTTTCTTGATTAGCCGAACCATTGGATCAGCATTCCGATTGTATCTTGTTGTGATTGTTTTACAGCGTTTTGTATTTGACTTTTATGAAATTCCTTTTGCTGTTACGGTTTTAATTTCATTAGCTTTGATATTTGCTTACACCTATCGAGGCGGATTAAAAACGATAATTATTACGGATACTTTACAAACTTTTTTCTTAGTAACTTCCGTTTTCCTGACCATTTTCTTTATTTGCAAAAGTTTAAATTTAAATGCTTTTGAAGCCTTTGAGGAAGTGAAAAACAGCAATTATTCTAAAGTATTTTTCTTTGAGGATTTTATATCGAGTAAGTTCCATTTTGTAAAACAAATTCTGGGAGGAATTTTTGTAACCATTGCCATGGTAGGTTTAGATCAGGACTTAATGCAGAAAAATTTAAGTTGCAAGAACATAGGCGAAGCACAAAAAAACATGTTCACTTTTACAGGAATATTTGTACTAATCAATATTTTTTTCCTCAGCGTAGGTGCTTTACTTTACATTTATGCTACTAAAAATGGGATTGAAGTTCCAACGGATTTAGTAACAGGCAAACCCAGAACAGATTTACTTTTTCCTGAAATTGCCTTTAATCATTTGGCTTTGATTCCGTCTGTTATTTTTTTATTAGGATTAACAGCCGCAACGTTTGCTACAACGGACTCTGCATTAACAGCACTTACTACTTCCTTTTGTGTGGATTTTTTAGGAATGGATAAAGCCGAAAACCTAAATAAACCAAATGTAGTACGAACCAGACATTTTGTTCATATCGCCTTTTCGATACTAATGTTTTTAGTCATTATTTTCTTTAATGCCGTAAATGACAGTTCTGTAGTGGGAATGATTTTTAGAGTTGCCTCTTACACGTATGGCCCGCTTTTAGGATTGTATTGTTTTGGTTTGTTTTTAAGGTCAAAAACAGTCAAAGACAAGTTTGTACCAATTGTATGCTTGTTATCTCCAGCTCTAACTTATCTCATAAGCGAAAATTCGAAAACATTATTTTTAGGATATGTGTTCGATAACGAACTGATAATCGTAAATGGGCTAATCACTTTTCTAGGGTTAATGTTAATTAGCAAGAATGCCACTTCGGAAACACGATTCTAGTTTTTAGCCCATCCCGAAGTTTCGGGAGTCAACGATATCCTTTTCTTATTCCGTTTTTTTTAACGGAACAAGAAAAAATATAGCGTACAGTTGGAATAACTCCTAAAAAATTTAATATTGATTTGTTGCCAACATAACTAAGGTACAAGCTATCTCGACTTTGATGTCATTTAATTTCAATAATTGATAAAATTCTGGATTCTCAGTACCGGGATTAAAAATAACACGTTTTGGTTGTGCCTCAACAATATAATTATAGTAATCGCGCTGGCGCAAAGGGTTTAGATAAAGAGTTACTGTGTCAACTTTTTTTAACGGAATTGCTTTCGTTTGGATTTTCACTCCTGCTACTTCTCCTGCATTTTGACCGATAGCAAGAACCGAATGTCCTTTCTCAACCA
Proteins encoded:
- a CDS encoding CoA-binding protein; translation: MKNKKTLVLGASTKPARYSFMAIEKLVEKGHSVLAIGQNAGEVAGVKIQTKAIPLKKVDTVTLYLNPLRQRDYYNYIVEAQPKRVIFNPGTENPEFYQLLKLNDIKVEIACTLVMLATNQY
- a CDS encoding sodium:solute symporter, producing MTPSTILILIIVYFGILFYISHAVSKKDSGNDAFFKANKNSKWYLVAFGMIGTALSGVTFISVPGEVGAPNGEQFKYFQFVLGNAIGFIIIAKVLLPLYYRMNLTSIYGYIEQRLGIYSYKTAATIFLISRTIGSAFRLYLVVIVLQRFVFDFYEIPFAVTVLISLALIFAYTYRGGLKTIIITDTLQTFFLVTSVFLTIFFICKSLNLNAFEAFEEVKNSNYSKVFFFEDFISSKFHFVKQILGGIFVTIAMVGLDQDLMQKNLSCKNIGEAQKNMFTFTGIFVLINIFFLSVGALLYIYATKNGIEVPTDLVTGKPRTDLLFPEIAFNHLALIPSVIFLLGLTAATFATTDSALTALTTSFCVDFLGMDKAENLNKPNVVRTRHFVHIAFSILMFLVIIFFNAVNDSSVVGMIFRVASYTYGPLLGLYCFGLFLRSKTVKDKFVPIVCLLSPALTYLISENSKTLFLGYVFDNELIIVNGLITFLGLMLISKNATSETRF
- the recR gene encoding recombination mediator RecR, whose protein sequence is MEFSSKLIEKAVNEMSQLPGIGKRTALRLVLHLLKQPKEQTGFLSQALVAMREDIKYCTSCHNISDSVMCEICANQSRNHQIICIVEDIRDVMAIENTGQFRGIYHVLGGKISPIDGVGPSQLNINTLVDKVKSGSVTEVIFALSSTMEGDTTNFYIYKQIADCEITMSTIARGISVGDELEYADEVTLGRSILQRVPFEKSFKNN
- a CDS encoding polysaccharide biosynthesis/export family protein encodes the protein MSKSILYLLLFISVLFSSCIPTQDLIYLQKKNNSDAENRIAPVESKPYRLQTNDVLSITIKAIDPKLVAIFSPSNEGVAAGKSESGLYFDGFTVDDHGNIRIPVLGELNVIGYTLEEIRVKVEKQLLAEYFNKEANIFVTVKLAGLRFTINGEISAPGTKTLFQEQVTIMEAIANSGDITITGDRKAVTIMRKTPTGVVMHDLDLTDINVMQSPYFYLQPNDYIYIKPLKQKTWGTGKTGIESLGTIITLLSLATTTFLLLKN